A single genomic interval of Euwallacea similis isolate ESF13 chromosome 2, ESF131.1, whole genome shotgun sequence harbors:
- the LOC136417606 gene encoding uncharacterized protein isoform X1 gives MSITLQKTDSFINSMFPSREGNISEVASYQGNCLKLDVNTAHLKLWYYLKQYFACTSNEELLVKLLDIAQDYVRTFSISTSLKSTLPESLETPSSIKSDFTSTSETNTPQAKISTILQEVSPQNNEDEIYSCTSNNSEKSKLGNGKKKCDNKIDNSIQKLPIKEENDKAICRYCDGGHSYQNCLINNPHERILDSVDIASWSADYENQQDVDNVSFAKMSLPSCLKLSKEGGVITQIALKPFTRFGPLVGKKIREVEIHDDCDMQHIWELQLVSGNIYINTEDPQISNWVRFVRPAPTRAERNLSVVIADDSLFFINLEALNAGDELLYWQDTFVGNNKKKGERTVCGGCNMTFQHPLYYKVHCSLFHDTRYSLAIRKYHCKVCGAAILGKENIRKHATEQHNGKGAYQCQYCKKFFLRLSYLEMHKTYGCSSNPLRSKSLCDFCGRKFCQPQKLRVHIKRMHSNLTDVLKDFQCKNCKKVLGSRAALQRHVKEVHEKQAATNYLCTACGKNFQNRSNLKIHMLTHSGIKPFKCSIEACSSAFTTKQCLQLHYKKIHNFDEDSMPKIERSVSYTFQAYSGGEKGKIEDQEEKEESSTKIEETDTKMEEMGGTEDIFEGVDLPSPVSVKQDMVSPQPNSESPLQSMHTIDNITKNYGVTKLITKGSKKWMADDMLNEPFKPFPTFGTQPSPPLPPKSLQSPLHKYTSISEFTRRETSNASLLVEAALDSVCNDASIDIDVEVSHNCSDTLVNNIYNLSENSGLPGVSYNIQETQDISLISPSVNDHISVTDELEDEMKTEHGLGGIGYGGMRRDESGESPGVGMEKELNLSHRFGRTSEEGDNFPSQSPRRYDFVESINPGHLSSDDSTGLPHIDPNNKQHETEQDMFLHRKSSFRMYDYFKRLRFDENIPPHQNVDQAESEVQDITGNLGKEDKDNDEPEIAADMRSKFDLDLDFRVRHYETTLDSDLNRQRPYNICMGDLNSRSKNSDVLNMSADNRDLIDVDFRSERHFEPLPLNSDLQGLDMSTRGFHNYSSNINRYHHVYPELDRMDLRLNYTPPPYDLVRVVSLDLTPPGRHSVDLSLRTLPLHQIPNSRLLTEHGLTNKHRIFDQARLLAGDLGTRMTDNRLIPEPNRLLPDSFSSDRILGNGTDQSSLLSEEPRLLSDHPRILDQRPLLGDPHLMPSGPVPAAPSLSAFGSYTGVSQPTYHSASMDPRAHVTSPVNGGYHHPYSTYYP, from the exons TGGTACTACCTGAAACAATATTTTGCCTGCACTTCCAACGAGGAATTGCTAGTAAAGCTCTTGGATATTGCTCAAGACTACGTTCG AACTTTCAGTATTTCAACCAGCCTGAAATCAACCTTACCAGAATCCCTTGAAACGCCAAGTAGTATTAAAAGTGACTTTACCAGCACCTCAGAAACAAACACTCCCCAAGCAAAAATTTCCACGATTCTTCAAGAGGTTTCGCCACAAAATAATGAAGATGAAATTTATTCTTGCACCTCTAATAATTCAGAAAAGTCAAAGTTGGGAAATGgcaagaaaaaatgtgataataaAATAGACAATAGCATTCAAAAACTTCCTataaaagaggaaaatgaTAAGGCAATTTGTCGTTATTGCGATGGTGGTCATAGTTATCAAAACTGCCTCATTAATAATCCTCATGAAAGAATTTTAGATTCTGTGGATATAGCTAGTTGGAGTGCTGATTATGAAAATCAACAGGATGTAGACAACGTTAGCTTTGCTAA AATGTCCCTTCCAAGCTGCCTTAAATTATCCAAAGAAGGTGGAGTTATCACTCAGATTGCTCTTAAACCCTTCACAAGATTTGGACCTTTGGTGGGTAAAAAGATTAGGGAGGTTGAAATTCATGACGACTGTGATATGCAGCATATTTGGGAACTGCAGCTAG TAAGTGGGAACATTTATATTAACACTGAAGACCCACAGATCTCAAATTGGGTGCGATTCGTCCGCCCTGCTCCCACGCGCGCAGAGAGGAATTTGAGTGTTGTTATAGCTGATGATAGTttgtttttcataaatttagaaGCTTTAAATGCAGGGGATGAATTGTTGTATTGGCAGGACACGTTTGTGGgcaataataagaaaaaaggagAAAGAACAG TTTGTGGAGGGTGCAACATGACCTTCCAACACCCTTTATACTACAAAGTTCACTGCTCTCTATTTCATGATACAAGGTACAGCCTAGCCATACGTAAGTACCATTGCAAGGTATGTGGAGCCGCCATTTTAGGTAAGGAAAATATTCGCAAGCACGCCACTGAACAACACAATGGGAAGGGAGCTTACCAGTGCCAATATTGTAAAAAG TTTTTCTTGAGACTGAGCTACCTAGAGATGCATAAGACTTACGGCTGCTCTTCTAATCCCTTGCGTAGCAAATCCTTATGCGATTTTTGTGGGCGCAAATTTTGCCAACCCCAAAAACTGAGGGTGCACATTAAGCGTATGCATAGCA ATTTAACAGATGTTCTCAAGGATTTTCAATgtaaaaattgtaagaaaGTGTTGGGGTCGAGAGCAGCTTTGCAGAGACACGTGAAGGAAGTCCATGAGAAACAGGCTGCTACTAATTATTTGTGTACTGCCTGCggaaaaaattttcaaaacagatctaatttgaaaattcacatGTTGACTCATAGTGGAATAAAGCcctttaa GTGTAGCATAGAGGCGTGCTCTTCAGCGTTTACAACAAAGCAGTGTTTGCAGCTTCATtataagaaaattcacaatttcGACGAGGATTCCATGCCAAAGATAGAGCGCAGCGTGTCGTATACTTTTCAGGCTTACAGTGGAggagaaaagggaaaaattgaGGATCAAGAAGAAAAGGAAGAAAGCAGTACTAAAATTGAGGAAACTGACACTAAAATGGAGGAAATGGGAGGAActgaagatatttttgaagGGGTCGATTTACCCTCCCCAGTTTCAGTGAAACAAGATATGGTTTCACCTCAACCAAATTCAGAGTCTCCTTTACAGTCAATGCACACAATTGATAATATTACAAAGAATTATGGTGTTACTAAGCTAATAACCAAAG GCTCAAAAAAATGGATGGCAGATGACATGCTCAATGAACCTTTCAAACCTTTCCCTACTTTCGGCACCCAACCTTCTCCACCCCTACCTCCCAAATCTCTTCAATCACCCCTTCACAAATATACCTCCATCTCCGAATTCACGAGGCGAGAAACCTCAAACGCAAGTCTCCTGGTAGAGGCAGCGCTGGATTCGGTGTGCAACGATGCCAGCATCGATATAGACGTGGAAGTTTCTCACAATTGCAGTGACACTTTAGTCAACAACATTTACAATTTATCTGAAAATAGCGGCTTGCCGGGAGTGAGCTATAACATTCAGGAAACCCAAGATATTAGTTTGATTTCACCGTCTGTGAACGACCACATTTCGGTAACCGATGAATTAGAAGATGAAATGAAAACGGAGCATGGCCTAGGAGGGATTGGGTATGGGGGAATGAGAAGGGATGAGAGTGGAGAGAGTCCAGGTGTTGGGATGGAAAAGGAGTTGAATTTGAGCCATAGATTTGGGCGGACAAGTGAAG aagGAGACAACTTCCCATCTCAAAGCCCTCGAAGATACGACTTTGTAGAGTCCATAAACCCTGGGCATCTGTCTTCAGACGACAGTACTGGTTTACCTCATATAGACCCGAATAATAAACAACACGAAACAGAACAGGATATGTTTTTGCATCGAAAGTCGTCTTTCAGAATGTACGACTATTTTAAGAGGCTCAGATTTGATGAAAATA TACCGCCCCACCAAAATGTGGACCAGGCAGAGAGCGAAGTGCAAGACATTACCGGTAATTTAGGCAAAGAAGACAAGGATAATGATGAACCGGAAATCGCTGCTGATATGAGGAGTAAATTTGATTTAGATCTTGACTTCAG AGTAAGACATTACGAAACCACATTGGATTCTGATCTAAACCGACAACGTCCTTATAATATCTGCATGGGGGATTTGAACTCTAGAAGTAAAAATTCCGATGTTCTCAACATGAGTGCAGACAACCGAGACTTGATCGACGTAGATTTTAGATCTGAAAGGCATTTTGAGCCTTTGCCATTAAATTCTGATCTGCAA GGCCTCGATATGTCCACCAGGGGCTTCCATAATTACTCTTCCAATATTAATCGCTATCATCACGTTTATCCTGAATTAGATAGGATGGATTTGAGATTGAATTACACTCCTCCTCCTTATGACCTTGTTAGAGTGGTTTCCTTGGATTTAACCCCGCCGGGGAGACACAGTGTGGATTTGAGTCTGCGCACTTTGCCTTTACATCAAATACCCAACTCTAG acTCCTCACTGAACACGGACTCACGAATAAACATCGCATTTTCGATCAAGCCAGATTACTGGCCGGGGATCTTGGCACTAGAATGACCGATAACAGACTTATTCCTGAACCAAATAGACTTTTACCGGATTCCTTTTCTTCTGATCGAATTTTAGGAAATG GTACCGATCAATCGAGCCTGCTATCAGAGGAGCCTCGTCTACTGAGTGATCACCCGCGAATCCTCGATCAACGCCCCCTACTGGGGGATCCTCATTTAATGCCAAGTGGGCCAGTGCCCGCAGCGCCTTCTCTCTCTGCATTCGGAAGCTATACAGGGGTTTCACAGCCGACTTACCATTCTGCGTCCATGGACCCCAGGGCACATGTAACTTCTCCCGTGAACGGGGGGTACCATCACCCTTATTCCACCTATTACCCGTAA
- the LOC136417606 gene encoding uncharacterized protein isoform X2: MSITLQKTDSFINSMFPSREGNISEVASYQGNCLKLDVNTAHLKLWYYLKQYFACTSNEELLVKLLDIAQDYVRISTSLKSTLPESLETPSSIKSDFTSTSETNTPQAKISTILQEVSPQNNEDEIYSCTSNNSEKSKLGNGKKKCDNKIDNSIQKLPIKEENDKAICRYCDGGHSYQNCLINNPHERILDSVDIASWSADYENQQDVDNVSFAKMSLPSCLKLSKEGGVITQIALKPFTRFGPLVGKKIREVEIHDDCDMQHIWELQLVSGNIYINTEDPQISNWVRFVRPAPTRAERNLSVVIADDSLFFINLEALNAGDELLYWQDTFVGNNKKKGERTVCGGCNMTFQHPLYYKVHCSLFHDTRYSLAIRKYHCKVCGAAILGKENIRKHATEQHNGKGAYQCQYCKKFFLRLSYLEMHKTYGCSSNPLRSKSLCDFCGRKFCQPQKLRVHIKRMHSNLTDVLKDFQCKNCKKVLGSRAALQRHVKEVHEKQAATNYLCTACGKNFQNRSNLKIHMLTHSGIKPFKCSIEACSSAFTTKQCLQLHYKKIHNFDEDSMPKIERSVSYTFQAYSGGEKGKIEDQEEKEESSTKIEETDTKMEEMGGTEDIFEGVDLPSPVSVKQDMVSPQPNSESPLQSMHTIDNITKNYGVTKLITKGSKKWMADDMLNEPFKPFPTFGTQPSPPLPPKSLQSPLHKYTSISEFTRRETSNASLLVEAALDSVCNDASIDIDVEVSHNCSDTLVNNIYNLSENSGLPGVSYNIQETQDISLISPSVNDHISVTDELEDEMKTEHGLGGIGYGGMRRDESGESPGVGMEKELNLSHRFGRTSEEGDNFPSQSPRRYDFVESINPGHLSSDDSTGLPHIDPNNKQHETEQDMFLHRKSSFRMYDYFKRLRFDENIPPHQNVDQAESEVQDITGNLGKEDKDNDEPEIAADMRSKFDLDLDFRVRHYETTLDSDLNRQRPYNICMGDLNSRSKNSDVLNMSADNRDLIDVDFRSERHFEPLPLNSDLQGLDMSTRGFHNYSSNINRYHHVYPELDRMDLRLNYTPPPYDLVRVVSLDLTPPGRHSVDLSLRTLPLHQIPNSRLLTEHGLTNKHRIFDQARLLAGDLGTRMTDNRLIPEPNRLLPDSFSSDRILGNGTDQSSLLSEEPRLLSDHPRILDQRPLLGDPHLMPSGPVPAAPSLSAFGSYTGVSQPTYHSASMDPRAHVTSPVNGGYHHPYSTYYP, encoded by the exons TGGTACTACCTGAAACAATATTTTGCCTGCACTTCCAACGAGGAATTGCTAGTAAAGCTCTTGGATATTGCTCAAGACTACGTTCG TATTTCAACCAGCCTGAAATCAACCTTACCAGAATCCCTTGAAACGCCAAGTAGTATTAAAAGTGACTTTACCAGCACCTCAGAAACAAACACTCCCCAAGCAAAAATTTCCACGATTCTTCAAGAGGTTTCGCCACAAAATAATGAAGATGAAATTTATTCTTGCACCTCTAATAATTCAGAAAAGTCAAAGTTGGGAAATGgcaagaaaaaatgtgataataaAATAGACAATAGCATTCAAAAACTTCCTataaaagaggaaaatgaTAAGGCAATTTGTCGTTATTGCGATGGTGGTCATAGTTATCAAAACTGCCTCATTAATAATCCTCATGAAAGAATTTTAGATTCTGTGGATATAGCTAGTTGGAGTGCTGATTATGAAAATCAACAGGATGTAGACAACGTTAGCTTTGCTAA AATGTCCCTTCCAAGCTGCCTTAAATTATCCAAAGAAGGTGGAGTTATCACTCAGATTGCTCTTAAACCCTTCACAAGATTTGGACCTTTGGTGGGTAAAAAGATTAGGGAGGTTGAAATTCATGACGACTGTGATATGCAGCATATTTGGGAACTGCAGCTAG TAAGTGGGAACATTTATATTAACACTGAAGACCCACAGATCTCAAATTGGGTGCGATTCGTCCGCCCTGCTCCCACGCGCGCAGAGAGGAATTTGAGTGTTGTTATAGCTGATGATAGTttgtttttcataaatttagaaGCTTTAAATGCAGGGGATGAATTGTTGTATTGGCAGGACACGTTTGTGGgcaataataagaaaaaaggagAAAGAACAG TTTGTGGAGGGTGCAACATGACCTTCCAACACCCTTTATACTACAAAGTTCACTGCTCTCTATTTCATGATACAAGGTACAGCCTAGCCATACGTAAGTACCATTGCAAGGTATGTGGAGCCGCCATTTTAGGTAAGGAAAATATTCGCAAGCACGCCACTGAACAACACAATGGGAAGGGAGCTTACCAGTGCCAATATTGTAAAAAG TTTTTCTTGAGACTGAGCTACCTAGAGATGCATAAGACTTACGGCTGCTCTTCTAATCCCTTGCGTAGCAAATCCTTATGCGATTTTTGTGGGCGCAAATTTTGCCAACCCCAAAAACTGAGGGTGCACATTAAGCGTATGCATAGCA ATTTAACAGATGTTCTCAAGGATTTTCAATgtaaaaattgtaagaaaGTGTTGGGGTCGAGAGCAGCTTTGCAGAGACACGTGAAGGAAGTCCATGAGAAACAGGCTGCTACTAATTATTTGTGTACTGCCTGCggaaaaaattttcaaaacagatctaatttgaaaattcacatGTTGACTCATAGTGGAATAAAGCcctttaa GTGTAGCATAGAGGCGTGCTCTTCAGCGTTTACAACAAAGCAGTGTTTGCAGCTTCATtataagaaaattcacaatttcGACGAGGATTCCATGCCAAAGATAGAGCGCAGCGTGTCGTATACTTTTCAGGCTTACAGTGGAggagaaaagggaaaaattgaGGATCAAGAAGAAAAGGAAGAAAGCAGTACTAAAATTGAGGAAACTGACACTAAAATGGAGGAAATGGGAGGAActgaagatatttttgaagGGGTCGATTTACCCTCCCCAGTTTCAGTGAAACAAGATATGGTTTCACCTCAACCAAATTCAGAGTCTCCTTTACAGTCAATGCACACAATTGATAATATTACAAAGAATTATGGTGTTACTAAGCTAATAACCAAAG GCTCAAAAAAATGGATGGCAGATGACATGCTCAATGAACCTTTCAAACCTTTCCCTACTTTCGGCACCCAACCTTCTCCACCCCTACCTCCCAAATCTCTTCAATCACCCCTTCACAAATATACCTCCATCTCCGAATTCACGAGGCGAGAAACCTCAAACGCAAGTCTCCTGGTAGAGGCAGCGCTGGATTCGGTGTGCAACGATGCCAGCATCGATATAGACGTGGAAGTTTCTCACAATTGCAGTGACACTTTAGTCAACAACATTTACAATTTATCTGAAAATAGCGGCTTGCCGGGAGTGAGCTATAACATTCAGGAAACCCAAGATATTAGTTTGATTTCACCGTCTGTGAACGACCACATTTCGGTAACCGATGAATTAGAAGATGAAATGAAAACGGAGCATGGCCTAGGAGGGATTGGGTATGGGGGAATGAGAAGGGATGAGAGTGGAGAGAGTCCAGGTGTTGGGATGGAAAAGGAGTTGAATTTGAGCCATAGATTTGGGCGGACAAGTGAAG aagGAGACAACTTCCCATCTCAAAGCCCTCGAAGATACGACTTTGTAGAGTCCATAAACCCTGGGCATCTGTCTTCAGACGACAGTACTGGTTTACCTCATATAGACCCGAATAATAAACAACACGAAACAGAACAGGATATGTTTTTGCATCGAAAGTCGTCTTTCAGAATGTACGACTATTTTAAGAGGCTCAGATTTGATGAAAATA TACCGCCCCACCAAAATGTGGACCAGGCAGAGAGCGAAGTGCAAGACATTACCGGTAATTTAGGCAAAGAAGACAAGGATAATGATGAACCGGAAATCGCTGCTGATATGAGGAGTAAATTTGATTTAGATCTTGACTTCAG AGTAAGACATTACGAAACCACATTGGATTCTGATCTAAACCGACAACGTCCTTATAATATCTGCATGGGGGATTTGAACTCTAGAAGTAAAAATTCCGATGTTCTCAACATGAGTGCAGACAACCGAGACTTGATCGACGTAGATTTTAGATCTGAAAGGCATTTTGAGCCTTTGCCATTAAATTCTGATCTGCAA GGCCTCGATATGTCCACCAGGGGCTTCCATAATTACTCTTCCAATATTAATCGCTATCATCACGTTTATCCTGAATTAGATAGGATGGATTTGAGATTGAATTACACTCCTCCTCCTTATGACCTTGTTAGAGTGGTTTCCTTGGATTTAACCCCGCCGGGGAGACACAGTGTGGATTTGAGTCTGCGCACTTTGCCTTTACATCAAATACCCAACTCTAG acTCCTCACTGAACACGGACTCACGAATAAACATCGCATTTTCGATCAAGCCAGATTACTGGCCGGGGATCTTGGCACTAGAATGACCGATAACAGACTTATTCCTGAACCAAATAGACTTTTACCGGATTCCTTTTCTTCTGATCGAATTTTAGGAAATG GTACCGATCAATCGAGCCTGCTATCAGAGGAGCCTCGTCTACTGAGTGATCACCCGCGAATCCTCGATCAACGCCCCCTACTGGGGGATCCTCATTTAATGCCAAGTGGGCCAGTGCCCGCAGCGCCTTCTCTCTCTGCATTCGGAAGCTATACAGGGGTTTCACAGCCGACTTACCATTCTGCGTCCATGGACCCCAGGGCACATGTAACTTCTCCCGTGAACGGGGGGTACCATCACCCTTATTCCACCTATTACCCGTAA